GATGATGATGAGCATCATCTTCTTCTTGCCCTTGGCCGCGGTGCTGGGGGCTTGTGCGTCATCCGCCATCGCTTGCTGTCCTCTTTTTGCTGTCGGGTGCCCCGGGGATGGGAAGCCCCTGTCCTGGCCGTAAGCAACACCCATGCCATGACCAGCGGCGGCCCCGGGGGCCGGAAGCGGGGCCGCATGCCGGCTCGGGCTGCACCCGGGCCGGTGTCGGGTTTTCGGCTCTTGGCCCGCCGGTCGTCGGAATATTGACACCGGCAGCGAAACGTGGTCAGTATACCGCTTCCGCCGGCAGCAGGGCCGGCGGCAGGGAGCGGTGGCCCGTTGTGGGCCCGGCGTCGGGGCACGCCACCGTCCCTCGCCCAGCATACACCAAGAGCGCCAGGGAGTGCACAGTCGATGGGCCAGACCGTTTTCGAGAAGATCATCGCCAGCCACCTCGTGGAGGGGCGGCCGGTGCCGGGGGAGACCATCGGCATCCGCATCGACCAGACCCTCACCCAGGACGCCACCGGCACCATGGCCTACCTGGAGCTCGAGGCCATCGGCATCCCGCGGGTGCGCACCGAGCTGTCGGTCTCCTACGTGGACCATAATCTGCTGCAGTCGGACTTCCGCAACGCCGATGACCATCGCTTCCTGCAGTCCACGGCCCGTCGTTTCGGTCTCCTCTTTTCGCCGCCCGGCAACGGCATCTCTCATCAGATCCACCTGGAGCGCTTCGGCCGGCCGGGCCGAACCCTCCTGGGCTCGGACAGCCACACCCCCACAGGCGGTGGTCTGGGCATGGTGGCCATGGGCGCCGGCGGCCTGGACGTGGCCATGGCCATGGCCGGCCAGCCGTTCTTTCTGACCATGCCCCGGGTCCTGGGGGTGTATCTGACCGGCCAGCTGCCGGACTGGGTGTCGGCCCGGGATCTGGTCCTGGAGCTCCTGCGGCGGCTGACCGTGAAGGGCGGGGTGGGGCGGGTGATCGAGTACTGGGGGCCGGGTGTGGCCTCTTTGTCGGTGACGGAGCGGGCGGCCATCACCAACTTCGGGGCCGAGCTGGGCGCTACCACCTCGATCTTTCCCTCGGATGAAGCCACCCGCCGCTTTCTGGTCGCGCAGGGCCGGGAGAAGGACTGGGCGCCCCTGGCCGCCGATGCCGATGCCACCTTTCAGGAGAGCATGGAGATCGATCTGTCCACCTTGGAGCCCCTGATCGCCTGCCCGTCGTCGCCGGACAATGTGCAGCCGGTGCGGGCGGTGGCGGGGCGGCCGGTGGCCCAGGTCCTGGTGGGCTCCTGCTCCTGCTCGGGACTGCCGGATCTCACCCTGGCGGCTCGGGTGCTGGCCGGGCGGCAGGTGCATCCGGCAGTGTCCTTCGAGGTCAACCCCGGCAGTCGCCAGGTGCTGGAGAACCTGGCCGCCCAGGGAGACCTTTTGACCCTGCTTTTGGCCGGCGCCCGGATCCACCAGGCCGGCTGCCTGGGCTGCATCGGCATGGGCCAGGCCCCGGCCACCGATACCATCTCGCTGCGCACCTTTCCCCGGAACTTTCCGGGCCGCAGCGGCACCAGAAACGACCAGGTCTATCTGTGCTCCGCAGAGGTGGCAGTGGCCGCCGCCATCCACGGGGCGATCACCGATCCCCGCGAGCTGGGACGGCGGCCGGCGTTCAGCCTGCCGGAGCGCTATCTCCCGGGCGACGAGCGGATTCTGCTGCCGGCGCCGGCCGGGGAGGCGGCAGAGGTCGAGATCCTGCGCGGTCCCAACATCCAGCCTTTCCCCCGCTTCGAGCCCCTGCCCGAGGACTGGGAGGGCGAGATCCTCCTGGTCACCGGCGACAACATCACCACCGATCACATCATGCCGGCCGGCGCCAAGATCCTGCCGTTGCGCAGCAACATTCCGGCGATCAGCGAGTTCGTGTTCGAGGCGGTGGATCCCGGCTTCGTGGCCCGGGCCCGGGCCGCCAAGAGCGGTCTGGTGGCGGGCGGTGAGAACTACGGCCAGGGCTCGTCCCGGGAGCACGCCGCCCTGGCGCCCCGGGCCCTGGGGGTGCGGATCAAGCTGGTCAAGAGCTTTGCCCGCATCCACCTGGCCAATCTCTTCAACTTCGGCATCGTGCCGCTGACCTTCGCCAACGCCTCGGACTACGAACGGCTGGCGGTGGGCGATCGGGTGGCGATCCCTGGCATCCGCCAGGCCCTGGCCGCGGGTCAGGAGACCCTCACGCTGCTGGTCAATGGTCAGGCCGTCATGGCCCGTCTTGAGGCCTCGCCCCGGCAGCGGCAGATCCTCGTGGCCGGTGGCCTCCTCAACTGGGCCCGGGGCGGCTGAGCGGGAGGCCACCGGGCCAAGAATTTGAACCCGGCCGGCCGGCCGCCCCCGGAAAGCGGCCCTGGGGGCGCTGGCCGCCGGCCCGGCTGCTTCTGCCGGCCGGCGCGCCGGGGTACAAAATTAGCGATCCTGCTATCCTGTTGAAATAGCCGCTTAATTTGGAGAAGGCCCCGGGCGGCCATCCGGGGTGGTACAAGAAATTGAACCAGGGGAGGGGAAAGGCTGGAGGGCGGCTTCTGGCGGAAAATCCTTGCAGATCAATGGGTTGAGGGCTTGCTCGCCGGTCTGGCACGCCCCTTGCTAGTCAAGAAGGCAAGTCTCCAATCTTCTCCTTTCTCCTGAAAAAGCCGGCCCTCTCTCCCAAGGGCCGGCTTTTTCATTGGCTCAGCGCAAAATCGGCCACCAGGAAGGTGTGGTCCGAAGGCTTGGCCGCCAGGCGGGGGGCGAGGTCGACAAAGGCATCCTGGCAACGGGCGGCCAGGGGAGCCGTGGCCAGGATGTGGTCGATGCGCCAGCCGATGCCCCGTTTGGCGGCATTGGGCACCCGGTAGTCGAAGAAGGTGAAGAGGCCTGGCTCCGGGTGGTGCTGGCGCACGACATCGATGAAGCCCCAGGCCCTGGTCGTGGCCAGGGCTTGGCGCGCCGCCGGTGCAAAGCAGACGTGCTCGGCCAGCTCTTCGGGGCTGGGGACGTCCATGGGCTCCGGGGCCACGTTCAGGTCCCCGGCCCAGATCACGGCGGCCTCTGGCGTGAAGTGGCGGTCGAAGTAGGCGGCCAGGCGGGCAAGCCACTCCAGCTTCATCTGGAACTGGGGATGGCTTAAGGCCCGGCCCTGGGGCACGTAGGTGTTGACGATGGCAAGCCCGGCGACCTGCACCATGATCAGGCGGGTGTCGTCGGCCGGGCCGCCGTCGTCGAAGCCGTAGCGGGCCTCGTCCGGGGGCTGCCGGCTGGCGATCGCCACGCCGTTGTACGACTTCTCCCCCCGAAAGACCACGTGGTAGCCGGCCTCGCGGAAGGCCGCAGCCGGGAAGTCCTGGTCCTGGGCCTTGGTCTCCTGGAGGCACAGGACGTCCGGCTGGTGCGCCGCCAGCCAGCCCAGGATGATGGGCAGGCGCGAGCGGACCGAGTTGGCGTTGAAGGTGGCCAGGCGGAAGCGATGCGGCAGGGGCATGGGCGATCCTCGCGGTCGAGAAGGGCTTGTGCCAGGGGTTGACAGATCCTCCGTTCTATAGCATGTTGGCCGGCCACCAGCCACGGCCTTTCCGGGAAATGCGCCTTTACAGGCTGCGCGGTCCCGTAGTACCGTGGCGGCAAAGGCGCCAAGGCACAAGGAGGAGGGTATGTTCGGACTGGCGGGCAAGGTGGCCCTGGTCACCGGCAGCTCCCGGGGGATCGGGCGGGCGGTGGCCCTGAAGCTGGCGGCCAACGGTGTCGATCTGGTGGTCAACTACCTCCGGCACCGGCAGGATGCCGAGGTTACCGCCGCCGAGATTGAGGCGCAAGGCGTCCGTTGCCTGGTGGTCCAGGGCAACGTCGCCGACGAAGGGGATGTGGCGGCCATGTTCCAGGAGATCCGCCGCGCCTACAGCCGGTTGGACATCCTGGTCAGCAATGCCGCCTCCGGGGTGTTGAAGCCGGTTCTGGAGCTCAGCTC
This window of the Thermodesulfobacteriota bacterium genome carries:
- a CDS encoding aconitate hydratase; this translates as MGQTVFEKIIASHLVEGRPVPGETIGIRIDQTLTQDATGTMAYLELEAIGIPRVRTELSVSYVDHNLLQSDFRNADDHRFLQSTARRFGLLFSPPGNGISHQIHLERFGRPGRTLLGSDSHTPTGGGLGMVAMGAGGLDVAMAMAGQPFFLTMPRVLGVYLTGQLPDWVSARDLVLELLRRLTVKGGVGRVIEYWGPGVASLSVTERAAITNFGAELGATTSIFPSDEATRRFLVAQGREKDWAPLAADADATFQESMEIDLSTLEPLIACPSSPDNVQPVRAVAGRPVAQVLVGSCSCSGLPDLTLAARVLAGRQVHPAVSFEVNPGSRQVLENLAAQGDLLTLLLAGARIHQAGCLGCIGMGQAPATDTISLRTFPRNFPGRSGTRNDQVYLCSAEVAVAAAIHGAITDPRELGRRPAFSLPERYLPGDERILLPAPAGEAAEVEILRGPNIQPFPRFEPLPEDWEGEILLVTGDNITTDHIMPAGAKILPLRSNIPAISEFVFEAVDPGFVARARAAKSGLVAGGENYGQGSSREHAALAPRALGVRIKLVKSFARIHLANLFNFGIVPLTFANASDYERLAVGDRVAIPGIRQALAAGQETLTLLVNGQAVMARLEASPRQRQILVAGGLLNWARGG
- the xth gene encoding exodeoxyribonuclease III → MPLPHRFRLATFNANSVRSRLPIILGWLAAHQPDVLCLQETKAQDQDFPAAAFREAGYHVVFRGEKSYNGVAIASRQPPDEARYGFDDGGPADDTRLIMVQVAGLAIVNTYVPQGRALSHPQFQMKLEWLARLAAYFDRHFTPEAAVIWAGDLNVAPEPMDVPSPEELAEHVCFAPAARQALATTRAWGFIDVVRQHHPEPGLFTFFDYRVPNAAKRGIGWRIDHILATAPLAARCQDAFVDLAPRLAAKPSDHTFLVADFALSQ